In a single window of the Niabella ginsenosidivorans genome:
- a CDS encoding S41 family peptidase has product MKHIIATLIGALSIATAFSQIENPGFETVSDGHPQNWNIKKVDGYTIKVTSAEKHNGNHSLYISNTTNNDVKTFQSFSQKIAVSIDTIDKISLNVFVKLKDVKNNVALWCQLWDSAGKQIGFYNSNQNAVLNGTNDWQALKLKMTVSSQVKTLFFGAYLMGSGAVWFDDFTTEKNTLSNTPPSAEAALYSKKFTEIVEQNSLFTDSLNWSGIKPSMQKLLAGAVTIEDTRDATNYLLSELRAAGDNHSFFTNKKVANDYKKGNFVADVPKSALIDDRIGYIYVPTFGTVNNKVGQNFSDTIRTLIKTIDNHHKIEGWIIDLRKNGGGNMWPMLSGLKTFVGKGTPGYFIKGKYKTAWRIGGPSMRLKNKIHKIAVLLGPSTASSGEMTAVAFIGKPNVKTFGQPSAGYTTANSIFYLPDGAMIALATTTVADRTEKVYYGKLIPDILVEPNAGKDADIEAASNWILAK; this is encoded by the coding sequence ATGAAACATATAATTGCCACACTAATTGGTGCTCTAAGCATTGCTACCGCTTTTTCGCAGATTGAGAACCCCGGTTTTGAAACGGTATCTGATGGCCATCCACAGAACTGGAATATTAAAAAAGTTGACGGATATACCATTAAAGTTACATCGGCAGAAAAACACAATGGGAACCATTCGTTATACATTTCAAACACAACAAATAACGATGTAAAGACATTTCAATCCTTTTCACAAAAAATTGCCGTCTCTATAGACACCATCGATAAAATATCGTTGAATGTATTTGTAAAATTAAAAGATGTAAAAAACAATGTTGCGCTGTGGTGTCAGCTCTGGGATAGTGCCGGAAAACAGATCGGTTTTTACAACAGTAATCAAAATGCTGTTTTAAACGGAACCAATGACTGGCAGGCATTGAAGCTGAAAATGACAGTAAGCAGCCAGGTGAAGACTTTATTTTTTGGAGCTTATCTAATGGGATCCGGAGCGGTTTGGTTTGATGATTTTACAACTGAAAAAAATACGCTGTCAAACACTCCTCCTTCGGCAGAGGCAGCACTTTATTCCAAAAAATTTACAGAGATTGTTGAACAAAATTCTCTATTTACCGACTCCTTAAACTGGAGCGGTATAAAACCTTCTATGCAAAAGCTGCTGGCTGGTGCAGTTACAATTGAAGACACCAGGGACGCTACGAACTATTTGTTAAGCGAACTTAGAGCGGCCGGCGATAATCACTCGTTCTTTACTAATAAAAAAGTAGCCAATGACTATAAGAAAGGTAATTTTGTGGCCGATGTTCCTAAAAGTGCCCTAATTGATGATCGGATCGGCTATATTTATGTACCCACATTTGGAACTGTCAACAATAAGGTTGGTCAGAATTTTTCAGATACAATAAGAACGCTTATAAAAACGATCGATAATCACCACAAAATAGAAGGCTGGATCATTGATCTACGCAAAAACGGTGGTGGTAATATGTGGCCCATGCTTTCAGGATTAAAGACCTTTGTAGGAAAAGGTACCCCTGGCTATTTTATTAAAGGAAAGTATAAAACAGCCTGGCGAATTGGAGGTCCCTCAATGCGCTTAAAAAACAAGATCCATAAGATTGCTGTCTTATTGGGCCCATCCACAGCAAGTAGTGGAGAAATGACCGCCGTTGCTTTTATCGGGAAACCAAATGTTAAAACCTTTGGGCAACCCTCAGCCGGTTATACCACGGCAAATAGTATTTTTTACCTGCCAGACGGGGCCATGATCGCCTTAGCAACTACTACGGTTGCAGACAGAACAGAAAAAGTATATTATGGAAAACTGATTCCTGATATTTTGGTTGAGCCGAATGCTGGTAAAGACGCGGACATTGAAGCCGCATCTAATTGGATTCTTGCAAAATAA
- a CDS encoding helix-turn-helix domain-containing protein, translating to MPIIINLDVMLAKRKMSLTELSEKVGITIVNLSILKTGKAKGVRFDTLEAICKALDCKPGDIIDIASK from the coding sequence ATGCCCATTATTATTAACCTGGATGTGATGCTGGCCAAGCGCAAAATGTCTTTAACCGAACTATCGGAAAAAGTGGGCATTACTATTGTAAATCTTTCCATATTAAAAACCGGTAAAGCAAAAGGTGTTCGTTTTGATACCTTAGAGGCCATCTGCAAGGCACTTGACTGTAAACCAGGAGATATTATTGACATAGCATCCAAATAA
- a CDS encoding ABC transporter permease, whose amino-acid sequence MYKLWASIKKDGLILIRDKVGLALMFLMPIVLAIIIASVQNSTYELVNDKKVPLLLLNRDTGEASRELITSMEKGGVFALKKVPANASVDIIKKRMEDKEALLGMVIPSNYTQDVLAKAEHVSGEALKTIAIADSSSDAAKIKASAITLYYHPVLQKSFRQGIDGALNSVLQVVQSKYIVRALYSSINNEPEIPQSLEQQILTNETPVNQIPVSKDHTLPVPNATQHNIPAWTLFAMFFIVISLGSSLVREKTSGSFLRLKTMPTSLSISILSKQVTYVLITMLQAAVIFNLGRWLFPVIGLPALNIPSDKLGLLLVTFLCGWCATSFAICIGTFANTQEQSNGIGAISIVLFAAIGGLLVPAFAMPASFQGIMRISPLYWCLEAFYGLFLEGGGLRDIFQSLVPILIIIILLQLAAWLGMKKKGLI is encoded by the coding sequence ATGTACAAACTTTGGGCAAGCATAAAAAAGGATGGCCTTATTCTGATAAGGGATAAAGTGGGACTGGCCCTTATGTTCCTGATGCCCATTGTCCTTGCTATCATCATCGCCTCCGTGCAAAACAGCACTTATGAGCTGGTCAATGACAAAAAAGTACCTTTACTGCTTTTAAACCGGGACACCGGCGAAGCTTCCAGGGAGTTGATTACATCCATGGAAAAAGGAGGAGTATTTGCATTGAAAAAAGTGCCTGCCAATGCCTCAGTGGATATTATAAAAAAGCGGATGGAAGATAAAGAAGCCCTGCTGGGAATGGTCATTCCTTCCAACTATACACAGGATGTACTGGCAAAGGCGGAACACGTTTCGGGCGAAGCACTGAAAACCATCGCCATTGCGGATAGCAGTAGCGATGCTGCAAAAATTAAAGCCAGCGCTATTACCTTATACTACCATCCGGTGCTGCAAAAGTCTTTCCGGCAGGGGATTGATGGTGCCCTCAACAGCGTATTACAGGTGGTGCAAAGCAAATATATTGTCAGGGCCCTGTACAGCAGTATTAATAATGAACCGGAGATACCGCAATCGCTGGAACAGCAGATCCTTACCAATGAAACCCCGGTAAACCAGATCCCTGTTTCAAAAGATCATACCCTCCCGGTTCCCAATGCCACGCAGCACAATATTCCTGCATGGACCCTTTTTGCCATGTTCTTTATTGTTATTTCGCTTGGAAGCAGCCTGGTGCGTGAAAAAACCAGCGGCAGCTTCCTGCGCTTAAAAACAATGCCCACCTCCCTGTCCATCTCCATCCTCTCTAAACAGGTTACCTATGTGCTTATTACCATGCTACAGGCGGCAGTTATCTTTAACCTGGGCCGGTGGCTGTTTCCCGTCATCGGGTTACCGGCATTAAATATTCCTTCAGACAAGTTGGGGCTACTGCTGGTAACATTCCTTTGTGGCTGGTGCGCCACCAGTTTTGCCATTTGCATCGGCACCTTTGCCAATACACAGGAACAAAGTAACGGCATTGGCGCCATCAGCATTGTTTTGTTTGCCGCCATTGGCGGACTGCTGGTTCCGGCATTTGCCATGCCGGCCTCTTTCCAGGGGATAATGCGTATTTCACCACTTTACTGGTGCCTGGAAGCCTTCTATGGACTGTTTCTTGAAGGCGGCGGGCTAAGAGACATTTTTCAAAGCCTGGTGCCCATTCTTATCATTATCATCCTTTTGCAATTAGCTGCCTGGCTGGGTATGAAAAAGAAAGGGTTGATCTGA
- a CDS encoding clan AA aspartic protease, with protein MGKFKNKRRMGVIYAEIELINGDDLALARRHIIGEEEIKRITVNMLVDTGSVYMCINENIQEQLKLNIVEKRKRQLADGSIVEYDIAGPIEVRFKNRRCVVDAMVLPGDSELLLGAIPLEDMDVLIHPYRRELIVNPEHPYFAQMKLK; from the coding sequence ATGGGTAAATTTAAAAATAAAAGAAGGATGGGCGTAATCTATGCAGAAATAGAGCTGATTAATGGAGATGACCTGGCATTAGCACGGCGGCATATTATTGGTGAAGAAGAAATCAAACGCATTACGGTAAATATGTTGGTAGATACCGGAAGTGTGTATATGTGCATCAATGAAAATATACAGGAACAACTGAAATTAAACATTGTTGAAAAAAGAAAAAGGCAATTAGCCGATGGTAGTATTGTAGAATACGATATAGCCGGACCTATTGAAGTCCGGTTTAAAAACAGGCGTTGCGTGGTGGATGCTATGGTTCTGCCTGGCGATAGCGAATTATTGCTTGGCGCTATTCCTTTAGAAGATATGGATGTATTGATACATCCTTACCGGAGGGAATTGATCGTAAACCCCGAGCATCCTTATTTTGCTCAAATGAAGCTAAAGTAA
- the cysS gene encoding cysteine--tRNA ligase, producing the protein MSELKLYNSYSRQKEVFEPITPGYVGMYVCGPTVSGESHLGHARPYITFDVVYRYLQYLGYKVRYVRNITDAGHFEEEGREAEDKISNKAVLEKLEPMELVQKYTNLFHWAMNQFNTLSPSIEPTATGHIVEQIEMIKKIIADGYAYETNGSVYFDVKKYAAGHDYGKLSGRKIEDLLETTRELEGQEEKKDAADFALWKAAPPKHIMRWQSPWGEGFPGWHIECSAMATKYLGARFDIHGGGMDLQFPHHESEIAQSTICNHTAPVKYWMHNNMITINGRKMGKSYNNVIKLTELFSGDHPLLSQAYHPMVVRFFILQSHYRSTLDFSNEALQASEKGLKRLWEAYENLIRLKERDSELSATAADAELDARVKKGVEAFDEFMNDDFNTAKVLANMFELVPVINSIKDKTIPLNHLSKATFDLLQKQFHTYLETIMGLTSVSEADNKKLNDVMQLLIEIRKEARSRKDFVTSDKIRNQLANIGILLKDEKDGAASWSVE; encoded by the coding sequence ATGAGTGAGCTAAAGCTTTATAATTCTTATTCCCGACAGAAAGAAGTATTTGAACCCATAACGCCTGGCTATGTAGGAATGTATGTATGCGGCCCTACAGTAAGCGGAGAAAGTCACCTGGGGCATGCCCGCCCCTATATTACCTTTGACGTGGTGTACCGCTACCTGCAATACCTGGGATATAAGGTGCGCTATGTAAGGAATATTACGGATGCAGGGCATTTTGAAGAAGAGGGCCGCGAAGCGGAGGACAAGATCTCAAACAAAGCGGTCCTGGAAAAGCTGGAACCGATGGAACTGGTGCAGAAATACACCAACCTGTTTCACTGGGCCATGAACCAGTTCAACACACTTTCGCCTTCTATTGAACCAACGGCCACGGGGCATATTGTAGAACAGATTGAGATGATCAAAAAGATCATTGCAGACGGGTATGCTTATGAAACCAATGGTTCCGTTTATTTTGACGTAAAAAAATATGCAGCAGGGCACGATTATGGTAAGCTGAGCGGCAGGAAAATAGAAGACCTTTTAGAAACAACAAGAGAGCTGGAAGGACAGGAAGAAAAAAAGGATGCAGCGGATTTTGCGTTGTGGAAAGCAGCGCCGCCCAAGCACATTATGCGCTGGCAAAGCCCCTGGGGCGAGGGCTTTCCGGGCTGGCATATTGAGTGCTCTGCCATGGCTACAAAATATTTAGGCGCTCGTTTTGATATCCACGGGGGCGGGATGGATCTGCAGTTCCCGCACCATGAAAGTGAAATAGCCCAAAGTACGATCTGCAATCATACGGCCCCGGTAAAATACTGGATGCACAACAACATGATCACCATCAACGGCCGTAAAATGGGCAAAAGCTACAACAACGTTATTAAATTAACGGAGTTGTTCAGCGGTGATCATCCCTTGCTGAGCCAGGCCTATCACCCCATGGTGGTACGCTTCTTTATTTTACAAAGCCATTACCGCAGTACCCTTGATTTTAGCAATGAAGCGCTGCAGGCATCGGAAAAAGGGCTAAAACGTCTTTGGGAAGCTTATGAAAACCTGATCCGGTTAAAGGAAAGAGACAGCGAGCTTTCTGCAACAGCCGCAGATGCAGAACTGGATGCGCGTGTAAAAAAAGGAGTAGAGGCATTTGACGAGTTTATGAATGATGATTTTAACACCGCCAAGGTACTGGCCAATATGTTTGAACTGGTACCCGTTATCAACAGCATAAAAGATAAGACCATTCCGTTGAATCATCTTTCAAAAGCAACATTCGATCTCCTGCAAAAACAATTTCATACCTATCTGGAAACCATTATGGGCCTCACGTCCGTATCTGAAGCCGATAATAAAAAGCTGAACGATGTAATGCAGTTGCTGATTGAAATACGGAAAGAAGCGCGCAGCCGGAAAGATTTTGTTACTTCTGATAAAATCCGCAACCAGCTGGCAAATATCGGTATCCTTTTAAAAGATGAAAAGGACGGAGCCGCAAGCTGGAGCGTTGAGTAA
- a CDS encoding endonuclease/exonuclease/phosphatase family protein, whose product MSVFTKISNKVLLITNILVVFFFLLACIAAYVNPADWPILYIFSLMFPFLLLFVLLFLVWWLFVNRKWALVSGIAILVGGGAITNFFAFNPKRPFRQEKKAGHIRVVTWNVARFVEMVINNNKGSQTRYKMLQQINAANADLLCFQEFSSSINPDWYNNIVAISKGLGYPYFYYSHDWDGDRLFNGSIIFSRFPIVDTGIVRYPRPTLPEALLFVDIKKDNRLFRVYTTHLQSNQFRKEDISKIEELKKAKGDIFSNAFYIFTKLRTAIRHRSIEADMISDILKNSPSPTLFCGDLNDVPNSYTYHTIRGNMQDAYLKKGFGIGRTYNSLSPTLRIDYIFTDDHFKIDQIKRITTNYSDHYMMVCDLELVPVQ is encoded by the coding sequence ATGAGTGTTTTTACAAAAATCAGCAATAAGGTTTTACTGATCACCAATATACTGGTGGTTTTCTTTTTCCTGTTGGCCTGTATTGCTGCTTACGTAAACCCCGCTGACTGGCCCATCCTTTATATTTTTAGTCTCATGTTCCCGTTTTTGCTGTTGTTTGTATTGCTTTTCCTGGTATGGTGGCTGTTTGTTAATCGTAAATGGGCACTGGTATCGGGCATAGCCATTTTAGTAGGCGGGGGAGCGATAACCAATTTTTTTGCATTCAACCCCAAAAGACCCTTCCGGCAGGAAAAAAAAGCGGGGCATATACGGGTGGTAACCTGGAATGTGGCGCGCTTTGTGGAAATGGTTATTAATAATAATAAAGGCAGCCAAACACGGTATAAGATGCTGCAGCAGATCAATGCAGCCAATGCAGACCTGCTGTGCTTCCAGGAATTCAGCTCCTCTATTAACCCGGACTGGTATAATAATATTGTTGCCATCAGCAAAGGGCTGGGATACCCTTATTTCTACTATTCACACGACTGGGATGGAGACCGTCTTTTTAACGGCAGCATCATCTTCAGCCGTTTTCCCATTGTAGATACCGGCATTGTCCGCTACCCGCGGCCTACATTGCCGGAAGCGCTGTTATTTGTAGATATAAAAAAAGATAACCGGCTTTTCAGGGTGTATACCACGCATCTTCAATCTAACCAGTTCCGCAAAGAGGATATTTCAAAGATCGAAGAACTGAAAAAAGCCAAGGGGGATATATTCAGTAATGCTTTTTATATTTTCACGAAACTACGTACTGCCATACGGCACAGAAGCATTGAAGCAGATATGATCAGCGATATTCTCAAGAACAGCCCCAGCCCGACCCTGTTCTGCGGAGATCTGAATGATGTACCCAACTCCTACACGTATCATACCATCCGGGGCAACATGCAGGATGCTTACCTGAAAAAAGGATTTGGCATCGGAAGGACCTATAATTCGCTTTCGCCTACATTACGCATCGATTATATTTTTACGGATGACCATTTTAAAATAGATCAGATCAAACGAATTACCACCAATTATTCTGATCATTATATGATGGTTTGCGATCTTGAGCTGGTACCGGTGCAATAA
- a CDS encoding rhomboid family intramembrane serine protease: MGISDRNYDSRLSFGTRVNPLVILIAMSMITFVVLAFFKALTYLRFPEGGAVMGYFDDHILSTIALSPKLGTALSKIWTFLTYSFVQINVWELIANMLWLWCFGYIFIDITGNRKLVPLFLYATVLSGLVYVLVSKTMHPETHALPYFCGSGACILAIAVAATTIAPNYKLFPFLNGGVSLWIITLIYAVIDFATTPAGVPALYFSQITAALTGFLFIFLLRKGYDGSEWMNNLYDWFINLFNPEKHLARKRIKDTYFYKASGSPFAKRAKLTQQRLDAILDKMNQGGGYETLTQEEKDLLNRASQEDFKGN, encoded by the coding sequence ATGGGTATTTCTGACAGAAATTATGATAGCAGGTTGTCTTTTGGAACCCGTGTGAACCCGCTGGTGATACTGATAGCAATGAGTATGATCACTTTTGTAGTGCTTGCTTTTTTTAAGGCACTCACCTACCTGCGGTTCCCGGAAGGCGGGGCGGTAATGGGCTATTTTGATGATCATATTCTCAGTACCATAGCCTTATCGCCCAAACTGGGAACTGCCCTTTCAAAAATCTGGACCTTTCTGACCTACTCTTTTGTACAGATAAACGTTTGGGAACTGATCGCCAACATGCTTTGGCTCTGGTGCTTTGGGTACATCTTTATTGATATTACCGGCAACAGAAAGCTGGTTCCGTTATTCTTATATGCAACCGTTCTTTCCGGCCTTGTATATGTACTGGTTTCCAAAACAATGCACCCGGAAACCCATGCACTGCCTTATTTCTGCGGTTCAGGCGCCTGTATATTGGCCATTGCGGTGGCTGCTACAACCATAGCGCCCAATTATAAACTGTTTCCCTTCCTAAATGGTGGCGTGTCCCTTTGGATCATCACCCTTATTTATGCCGTAATTGATTTTGCAACTACCCCTGCCGGGGTACCGGCGCTTTATTTTTCGCAGATCACGGCAGCGCTCACAGGGTTTCTCTTTATCTTCCTGTTGAGAAAGGGATATGACGGAAGTGAGTGGATGAACAACCTGTATGATTGGTTTATCAACCTGTTTAATCCCGAAAAGCACCTGGCACGAAAAAGGATAAAAGACACTTATTTCTATAAGGCAAGCGGAAGCCCCTTTGCCAAAAGAGCCAAATTAACCCAGCAACGCCTGGACGCGATCCTGGACAAAATGAATCAGGGTGGTGGTTATGAAACACTTACGCAGGAGGAAAAGGACCTGCTGAACCGCGCCAGCCAGGAGGATTTTAAAGGCAACTAA
- a CDS encoding rhomboid family intramembrane serine protease, with the protein MNQYYTRPPEKFPPAIRALIATNVVVWLAQLIYDRRLPRVPVGDETAGFLTAKLALYPIGEGFQPYQLITHMFAHAAEGPQMYFHILFNMFTLWMFGRILENVWGSRRFLIFYMICGLGAAALHLVSEYFLPGGIALGASGAVFGVLVAFAMTFPNTELYIMFIPIPIKAKWAITGLIALDLFFGLYQASGDGIAHYAHLGGAITGFILLKIWNKTNRKTLY; encoded by the coding sequence ATGAATCAATATTATACAAGACCCCCTGAAAAGTTTCCTCCCGCAATACGGGCTTTAATTGCAACCAATGTGGTGGTATGGCTGGCGCAGCTGATCTATGACCGGCGGCTTCCCCGCGTTCCTGTAGGAGATGAAACAGCAGGTTTTCTTACCGCAAAGCTGGCCCTTTACCCCATTGGAGAAGGTTTTCAGCCATATCAGCTGATTACGCATATGTTTGCGCATGCCGCAGAAGGGCCGCAGATGTATTTTCATATTCTCTTTAATATGTTTACTTTGTGGATGTTTGGCCGTATTCTTGAAAATGTTTGGGGCAGCAGGCGGTTTCTTATTTTTTATATGATCTGCGGGCTCGGGGCAGCGGCTTTGCACTTGGTATCCGAGTATTTTTTACCTGGCGGTATTGCGCTTGGTGCTTCCGGGGCCGTATTTGGTGTTTTGGTGGCTTTTGCAATGACCTTTCCCAATACAGAGCTTTATATTATGTTCATTCCCATTCCTATAAAGGCTAAATGGGCCATTACCGGGCTGATTGCATTAGACCTTTTCTTTGGCCTTTACCAGGCCTCGGGAGACGGTATCGCGCATTATGCGCATCTGGGCGGTGCCATAACCGGTTTTATCCTTCTGAAAATCTGGAATAAAACAAACAGGAAAACTTTATATTAG
- the rlmD gene encoding 23S rRNA (uracil(1939)-C(5))-methyltransferase RlmD, whose translation MARKKRKNIVLENILIEDYAAEGRSIAHANGKVIFVEQAVPGDVVDIRLGKNKKDWAEGAPVIFKSYSKERVDPFCAHFGVCGGCQWQMLPYEQQLHYKQQQVKDQLQRIGKIPLPEIRPILGASQTKWYRNKIEYTFGTELFLPKEQFNALKEAGTNPHEYGKQGVAGFHARGFWDKIVDLQTCYLQAAPTNAIRLAVKDFAKAHNYSFYDLRRHSGFLRTMQIRLCETGELMVNLVMGEDDEEKRTPLLNELAEKFPQITTLLYTINTKRNDSLHDLEPVVYKGKGYVIEKLEEYQFKIGPQSFFQTNTLQAVELYRIARDFAELTGNETLYDLYCGTGSIGIFCSKKAAKVIGVELIDAAIEDAKENAALNGLEKTRFYAGDVIDICTDSFFEQHGRPDVIVTDPPRAGMHEKLVNKINEMAAPTVVYVSCNPATQARDLALLNGKYEVTKVQPVDMFPHTLHIENVVQLKLRT comes from the coding sequence ATGGCTCGTAAAAAGAGAAAAAATATCGTTCTTGAAAACATCCTTATAGAGGACTATGCCGCTGAAGGGAGATCCATTGCCCATGCAAACGGCAAGGTGATTTTTGTAGAGCAGGCTGTGCCCGGAGATGTGGTTGATATCCGGCTGGGCAAAAACAAAAAAGACTGGGCAGAGGGTGCTCCTGTTATTTTTAAATCCTATTCCAAAGAACGGGTAGATCCGTTTTGCGCACATTTTGGCGTGTGCGGTGGCTGCCAGTGGCAGATGCTGCCCTATGAACAGCAATTACACTACAAGCAACAGCAGGTGAAAGACCAGTTGCAGCGGATAGGAAAGATTCCGCTGCCGGAGATCCGGCCCATATTGGGCGCATCCCAAACAAAATGGTACCGCAATAAGATCGAGTACACTTTTGGAACAGAGCTGTTCCTGCCCAAAGAGCAGTTCAATGCCCTTAAAGAAGCAGGCACCAATCCGCATGAATACGGAAAGCAGGGCGTTGCCGGCTTTCACGCCAGGGGTTTCTGGGATAAGATTGTAGACCTGCAAACCTGCTACCTGCAGGCAGCGCCGACCAATGCCATTCGCCTGGCCGTAAAGGACTTTGCAAAAGCCCATAATTACAGCTTCTATGATCTCCGCCGGCACAGTGGTTTTTTGCGTACAATGCAGATCCGCCTTTGTGAAACCGGTGAACTGATGGTAAACCTGGTAATGGGGGAGGATGACGAAGAAAAAAGAACACCCCTCCTCAATGAACTTGCTGAAAAATTTCCGCAGATCACCACCCTCTTATATACCATTAATACCAAAAGGAATGACAGCCTGCATGATCTGGAGCCTGTTGTCTATAAAGGAAAAGGATACGTGATAGAAAAACTGGAAGAATACCAGTTCAAGATCGGGCCCCAATCGTTCTTCCAGACCAATACCCTGCAGGCTGTGGAGCTATACCGCATTGCAAGGGACTTTGCAGAACTGACCGGCAATGAAACCCTGTATGATCTGTATTGCGGAACCGGAAGCATCGGAATTTTTTGCAGTAAAAAAGCCGCAAAGGTGATTGGAGTGGAGCTGATTGACGCAGCAATTGAAGATGCAAAAGAAAATGCGGCACTGAACGGATTGGAGAAGACCCGTTTTTATGCAGGCGATGTAATTGATATTTGTACAGATAGTTTTTTTGAACAACATGGGCGGCCTGACGTTATAGTCACTGATCCCCCAAGGGCCGGAATGCATGAAAAGCTGGTAAACAAAATTAATGAAATGGCTGCACCTACTGTTGTTTATGTAAGCTGCAACCCGGCTACACAGGCCCGGGACCTGGCACTGCTCAACGGGAAATACGAAGTAACAAAAGTACAGCCGGTGGATATGTTTCCCCATACCCTGCACATCGAAAATGTAGTGCAACTAAAACTCCGTACCTGA
- a CDS encoding DUF1330 domain-containing protein, with the protein MIFITQLIYIKEGSEAVFNSFEQLALPLIKKYRGRLLFRLRPERAAYIEINTEPPYEIHLVSFETEGDFRQFLNDEERKQFLYLKEQSIRSSVLLQGKQL; encoded by the coding sequence ATGATATTCATTACACAACTCATTTACATCAAAGAAGGAAGCGAAGCCGTATTTAACTCATTTGAACAACTGGCGCTTCCACTGATAAAAAAATACCGGGGCCGGCTTTTATTCCGCTTACGCCCCGAAAGAGCTGCTTATATTGAGATCAATACGGAACCGCCTTATGAGATCCACCTGGTTTCTTTCGAAACCGAAGGGGATTTCCGGCAATTCCTGAATGATGAGGAACGGAAACAATTTTTATATTTAAAGGAACAATCTATCCGGTCGTCTGTTCTCCTTCAGGGAAAACAATTATAA
- the metF gene encoding methylenetetrahydrofolate reductase [NAD(P)H] — protein MKVIDHINNAKETLISFEILPPLKGKGIQALYDHLDPLMEFKPAFINVTYHRSEHIFKKNPDGSFKKVEIRKRPGTESICAAIMNKYNVDTVPHLICGGFSVNETEDALINLNYLGIDNVLVLRGDAAKSETAFIPQPDGHKYASELLKQVVNLNNGIYQEEDLKNTQKTNFCIGVAGYPEKHFEAPNMDTDLAYLKQKVDGGADYIVTQMFFDNAKYYAFVAACRKAGINVPIIPGLKPIYSLKQMNVLPKTFHIDLPTELSKEIMQCKTNEAVEKVGEEWLLMQSKDLKKNGVQVLHYYTLGKPQIVSNVVKQL, from the coding sequence ATGAAGGTGATCGACCATATTAATAATGCAAAAGAGACACTGATCTCTTTTGAAATTCTTCCGCCATTAAAAGGAAAAGGCATACAGGCGTTGTATGATCATCTGGATCCCTTAATGGAGTTCAAGCCTGCTTTTATCAATGTTACTTATCACAGAAGCGAGCACATTTTTAAGAAAAATCCGGATGGCAGCTTTAAAAAAGTAGAAATCCGCAAAAGGCCAGGCACAGAAAGCATCTGCGCTGCTATTATGAACAAGTATAATGTAGACACGGTGCCCCACCTTATCTGCGGTGGCTTCAGTGTTAATGAAACGGAAGATGCCCTTATTAACCTGAACTACCTGGGCATTGACAATGTGCTGGTACTGCGTGGCGACGCGGCTAAAAGTGAAACTGCTTTTATTCCCCAGCCGGACGGGCATAAATATGCTTCCGAACTTTTAAAGCAGGTTGTAAACTTAAATAATGGCATTTACCAGGAAGAAGACCTGAAGAATACGCAAAAAACCAATTTCTGCATAGGTGTTGCGGGTTATCCCGAAAAGCATTTTGAAGCGCCTAATATGGATACCGACCTGGCCTATCTGAAACAAAAAGTGGATGGCGGGGCCGATTATATCGTAACACAGATGTTTTTTGACAATGCCAAATATTATGCATTTGTAGCTGCCTGCCGCAAAGCAGGCATCAATGTGCCCATTATACCCGGATTAAAACCGATCTACTCCCTGAAACAGATGAATGTGCTGCCCAAGACCTTTCATATTGACCTGCCAACAGAGCTTTCAAAAGAAATAATGCAATGCAAAACCAACGAAGCCGTTGAAAAAGTAGGAGAGGAATGGTTATTAATGCAATCAAAGGACTTAAAGAAGAACGGCGTGCAGGTTTTGCACTATTATACGCTGGGAAAGCCACAGATTGTAAGCAACGTAGTAAAGCAGTTGTAG